The DNA sequence AACCAGGCGCTTCACCCGGGTGTACCAGGATGAGCCGTCCTCCAGGAAGAACGGAATGGCGCTGGGATAAATCCATGCCGTATCGGTTCCGGACTCCGGATTGAATTGGTTGGGGCTCACCACGTGGATATAGTCGCTCTGGGGAATGTGCAAAGTCTCCCCCTGGGTTGCGAATACCATCACCTTGTGCGTCGCTTCGGGCAATTCTCGGGAAATGTCCGTCTCGCCGCGGTCGACCGCCATTCGCGGTTCGTCGGCAGACCACGGCAACGTTCCAAAGGGAGCAAGATAGATCAGTACCGCGATCGCCAAACATGCGGCCGCCCTTTTCAGCCAAATCAAAGAAGCGGGAGCGGAACGCATGCGAACATGGGTCCGTATCTCCTCCAAAGTGTTGACCAGTGCCACCATCTCCTGCAGATTTCGCCTGCAAGCGGCGCAACCGGCCACGTGCTCGCGGAGGCGTTGAACACCTGGTGCATCCAGTTCCCGATCCACATAGAGCTGTATTAGCCGATCCACATCTCGGCAAGACATTCCCCGGTCATCTCCTCAACCATTCTTGGTCAATCGTTCCTTCAGCATCTTCCGCGCGCGGAACAGCTGGGTCTTCACCGTTCCCTCGGGAATATCCAGTTGTTCGCTGATCTCCGAATAGGAAAGAGAATGGAAATGACGTAAAATAATGACACGGCGGTAAATTTCAGGCAAATCGCGAATCTCCTCCTTCACCCGCTCCAGAAGGAGACGGTTTTCCACCTGCTCCTCAACGGATTGGGTGCCCACCGAGAGAGGAGGTTCTGAATGTATAAACGCGTCTTCCAGCGCTACCAGTTTCAAACTTTTTTTTCGCTTCAGGTCCCGGAACAAGTTGGTCATCATCGTTCGGAGCCAGGCCTTCAGCGATTTTTCATAGACATACTTGCTCGACTTCCGGTGAGCCTGCCAAATGGTCTCCTGCGTCAGATCCTTGGCATCCTCCGAGTTTCCGGTCAACCGATAGGCGATGTGATACAGATATCGCCGGTGCTGTTGAATCCGCTCCATAAATTCATCCGTCACAAACTTTCTACTGTTGGATACATCCGTTTTGGAACTCATTTGCAACCTCCTGAGTCTGTCGGAAACTTTCGTTGCCGATTGTAATCCAACCCCAGGCCAAAAGGCCACAGCCGGCGGATAATTTCCATATATTTTCACCCTAAGGCTTGTCCGCGACAGCCTCCAACAAATGGTCCCGGGTAATGTTCCAATGGGAAGTATGCCATCTTACGCGGTCACCCTCGATCAGAAGAACCTGAGGCGACTGGTGTTGCACGCCGAACCGGTCCGCGATCGCATTGGAAACCGCGCGGTGCTCGATCACCAACACCATCGCCATCTCCAGCGCCGCCGGTTTTTCCCGGGAGAAGGCGCGCACTTCCTCGAAGGCGGAAGCGCTGATGGGACAGGCTGTACTGTGTTTAAACAGCAGCAATCGACCCCCGCGTTTCCGCTGATCCCGGAGCAGGTTCTCCAGTTGTTCAACCGACGTGATGGGAAGAATTTCGTCTTCCATAGTCCCTTTCCTCTTTCCTTATGATTGGTTCCCCAGCAATATGACCCCGACGACCACGAGGACAATCCCCGCCAATTTCGTGAAAGTGACCGCCTCTCCGAAAACAAGGACGGAAAAGAAGAAGGCGATGACCGGAAAACTGCCGACAATGGGCATCACCCGCCCCACTTCCCCGTGCTCCAGCGCCCTGAAGTAGAAATACTGGGCAAACAGGACGCCGAATACGCCTCCCAGGATGACATAGATCACGGATCGGAGGTCGGTTTTCGAGAAGGCGGCGATGTTCCCGGAGGCCAACAGGAAACCGAGGGTGAACACCGTGGTGATAAACGCCCGGATAAACAGCGCGACCGTCGGGTCCGTGCGGGCAAGTCCCAACTTCTCAAACAAGGGAGCGATCCCGAAACTGAGGGCCGCCAGCAGTGCATACAGAATTTCTTTGTTCATATTCTACCTCATTTGGACCTTTTTGTCCCATGTATATGTGACGTCGCTCCCGATTAGACATGCCGCCGGCCATGGATGGCTACATACCCTTTTTCCCGAACGGTCAAACCTGTTTCACACGTTTTTATCCAGTTCCATATAAATAAAAAAACGTCGGAAATGGAGTGGAAAAGCGTGGGCAAAAAGGTTCAAATCGAATTCTCACCCAGTTCCTTCGCCGACTTGGAAAGGCTCAAGGCAGAGACGGAGGCCACCTCCTACGCTCAAGTCCTGCGTTCCGCTTTGAAGGTGTACAGCTGGTGCGTGTCCCATCAACAGCAGGGAAGAAAGATCAAGGCTTCAAAATCCGGAGAAAACGTGATTTACGAACTGATCCTGTGAGCGCGGGCCGGCCTGCTTTTCGGGCAGAAAAAACGGTCCGCATCCGCCTGCGCGGACGCGGGCCGCAGGATGGCCCCGCACCTTCCGAAGGGAAGGCGAGCCGGTCGATCCCCTCAATCCAACCCCTGCGGGATTTCCAGATCGTGTCCGTGTCCCGCGGGATACATATCCGGA is a window from the Planifilum fimeticola genome containing:
- a CDS encoding anti-sigma factor family protein, with the translated sequence MSCRDVDRLIQLYVDRELDAPGVQRLREHVAGCAACRRNLQEMVALVNTLEEIRTHVRMRSAPASLIWLKRAAACLAIAVLIYLAPFGTLPWSADEPRMAVDRGETDISRELPEATHKVMVFATQGETLHIPQSDYIHVVSPNQFNPESGTDTAWIYPSAIPFFLEDGSSWYTRVKRLVFVRVPDDHTFKTLMSTVGIRLDQGAEQLRNTAFPTSVIITLGKEPKLTTFTFPDQEKEISRWFEKLSAVH
- a CDS encoding RNA polymerase sigma factor codes for the protein MSSKTDVSNSRKFVTDEFMERIQQHRRYLYHIAYRLTGNSEDAKDLTQETIWQAHRKSSKYVYEKSLKAWLRTMMTNLFRDLKRKKSLKLVALEDAFIHSEPPLSVGTQSVEEQVENRLLLERVKEEIRDLPEIYRRVIILRHFHSLSYSEISEQLDIPEGTVKTQLFRARKMLKERLTKNG
- the ytxJ gene encoding bacillithiol system redox-active protein YtxJ; its protein translation is MEDEILPITSVEQLENLLRDQRKRGGRLLLFKHSTACPISASAFEEVRAFSREKPAALEMAMVLVIEHRAVSNAIADRFGVQHQSPQVLLIEGDRVRWHTSHWNITRDHLLEAVADKP
- a CDS encoding EamA family transporter, coding for MNKEILYALLAALSFGIAPLFEKLGLARTDPTVALFIRAFITTVFTLGFLLASGNIAAFSKTDLRSVIYVILGGVFGVLFAQYFYFRALEHGEVGRVMPIVGSFPVIAFFFSVLVFGEAVTFTKLAGIVLVVVGVILLGNQS